The window CAAAGGCCATATCGCCGGTTCAACTAACCTGCTGCCGAGCGAAATTAAAGCCAACAACTTCGGCGAGCTTGAAAAACACAAAGCCAAACCGGTTATTGTGGTTGACGGTTCTGGCATGCAGTGCCAGGAATCTGCAACTGCGCTGATTAAAGCGGGTTTTGAGCAGGTGTCCGTGCTGAAAGATGGCGTAGCAGGCTGGAGTGGTGAAAACCTCCCGCTGGTACGTGGCAAGTAACACCGTAAGTTAATATCGGAGATAAGTCATGGCCAACATCGAGATCTACACCAAAGCAACCTGCCCATTTTGCCATCGCGCAAAAGCGCTATTGAACAGCAAGGGCGTGAGTTTCCAGGAACTTCCGATTGACGGCGACGCCGTGAAGCGCGAAGAGATGATCAAACGCAGTGGTCGTACGACGGTTCCGCAGATTTTTATTGATGCACAGCACATTGGTGGTTGTGACGACTTGTATGCGTTGGATGCGCGTGGTGGACTGGATCCCCTGCTGCGTTAAGGCGTACGGATAGTATTTAAAGGACAACACTAAAGGGTTTTCTAAACATGTCAGAACAAAATAACACTGAAATGGCTTTCCAGATCCAACGTATTTATACCAAGGATGTGTCTTTCGAAGCGCCAAATGCACCGCATGTTTTCCAGAAAGATTGGCAGCCAGAGGTTAAACTTGATCTTGATACTGCATCTACCCAACTGGCAGATGACGTGTATGAAGTTGTGCTGCGTGTCACCGTAACGGCTTCTCTGGGTGAAGAAACGGCGTTCCTGTGCGAAGTTCAGCAGGGCGGGATTTTCTCCATCAGCGGAATTGAAGGGACTCAGATGGCGCATTGCCTGGGTGCATACTGCCCGAAC of the Citrobacter freundii genome contains:
- a CDS encoding rhodanese-like domain-containing protein encodes the protein MQEIMQFVSRHPVLSIAWIALLAAVLFTTIKSLTSKVKVITRGEATRLLNKEDAVIVDLRQRDDFRKGHIAGSTNLLPSEIKANNFGELEKHKAKPVIVVDGSGMQCQESATALIKAGFEQVSVLKDGVAGWSGENLPLVRGK
- the grxC gene encoding glutaredoxin 3, which produces MANIEIYTKATCPFCHRAKALLNSKGVSFQELPIDGDAVKREEMIKRSGRTTVPQIFIDAQHIGGCDDLYALDARGGLDPLLR
- the secB gene encoding protein-export chaperone SecB, whose amino-acid sequence is MSEQNNTEMAFQIQRIYTKDVSFEAPNAPHVFQKDWQPEVKLDLDTASTQLADDVYEVVLRVTVTASLGEETAFLCEVQQGGIFSISGIEGTQMAHCLGAYCPNILFPYARECITSLVSRGTFPQLNLAPVNFDALFMNYLQQQTGEGTEEHQDA